Proteins co-encoded in one uncultured Draconibacterium sp. genomic window:
- a CDS encoding glycoside hydrolase family 3 C-terminal domain-containing protein: MKLRKSFILGTVAVSIIIVAVACSQKTTTPQQELTKHDEEINEIIKGMSLEEKVEMLHSKTIMSSEGIPRLGIQEIRYADGPFGIREEIGNMFMPKGWKLDSATYFPTGSALAATWSTELAYKYGTGMAHEATRRGKDMVLGPAMNIQRIPVGGRTYEYFSEDPLLAGALAVGYVKGVQDEGRAVCLKHYAVNNQENDRGTVNAIVDDRTLREIYLKPFKAAVVDGGAYGVMTAYNKVNGLWCSENPYLNNEILRGEWGFKGMTVSDWGGTHSTMGAALGGLNVQMTGDTYLGPALIDSINIGKIPESVVDDKVREILRVRYAVKAIPEAEANIVMASQPEEQRIAYEVASKSVVLLKNENNILPIDLNKVKNIAVIGQNAVLSTAAGGMGAGIKTLYEITPLKGLQNRIGDAATINYAPGYKNYVRSWGPPVPNPNNAETIGEPADPEFIAEAVKLAKEADVVLYFAGTNKSIETEGSDRENIDLPVGQNEIAQALAEANPNLVTVIISGGPCDLRKVNDLSKAMVLGWWNGLEGGNALADILLGNIAPSGKLPFTFPLKLEDSPAIALGTYPQKKEVVKENDVFVSQYRKNDIKTDSVDKEEIDFSAFFSRSVNGPDAPYSEGLFVGYRWFDSKDLPVLYPFGYGLSYVDFNYSKLKTNKESYQANDVIEVSFTIQNTGSMQADEVPQVYVHRINPSVEWPEKELKAFSRVSLNPGEIQTVLLEIPVEDLSYWNEETDTWDYDPCNLEILVGTSSRDIRLKEAVSLK, from the coding sequence ATGAAATTGAGAAAATCATTCATATTGGGGACAGTTGCCGTAAGCATCATTATTGTAGCAGTGGCTTGTTCTCAAAAAACCACAACACCTCAACAGGAGTTGACAAAACACGATGAAGAAATCAACGAAATAATAAAAGGCATGAGCCTGGAAGAAAAAGTTGAAATGCTTCATAGTAAAACGATTATGTCATCAGAAGGAATTCCGAGGCTTGGAATTCAAGAGATTAGATATGCTGATGGACCTTTTGGAATACGGGAAGAAATCGGCAATATGTTTATGCCAAAGGGATGGAAACTTGATTCGGCAACCTATTTCCCAACCGGATCGGCATTAGCGGCCACGTGGTCAACCGAGCTTGCCTACAAATATGGCACAGGTATGGCGCATGAAGCAACTCGCAGGGGGAAAGATATGGTTTTAGGACCTGCAATGAACATACAACGTATTCCGGTAGGAGGGCGCACGTATGAATATTTCAGCGAAGATCCACTTCTTGCAGGTGCATTGGCAGTTGGTTACGTAAAAGGAGTACAAGACGAGGGAAGAGCTGTATGTTTAAAACATTATGCGGTAAATAACCAGGAAAACGACCGGGGTACTGTAAATGCTATAGTAGATGACCGCACGCTGCGTGAGATCTATTTAAAACCATTTAAAGCTGCGGTTGTAGATGGTGGAGCTTATGGAGTAATGACGGCTTATAATAAAGTTAACGGATTGTGGTGTAGCGAAAACCCATATCTGAACAATGAAATATTGCGTGGAGAATGGGGCTTTAAAGGAATGACCGTCTCTGACTGGGGAGGAACACATAGTACCATGGGCGCTGCATTGGGTGGGCTTAATGTACAAATGACCGGAGATACTTATCTGGGCCCTGCATTAATTGATTCCATAAATATTGGGAAAATACCAGAATCAGTTGTTGACGATAAAGTGCGCGAAATATTGAGGGTTCGTTATGCGGTAAAAGCTATTCCTGAAGCAGAAGCAAATATTGTAATGGCATCTCAACCGGAAGAGCAACGCATTGCCTACGAAGTGGCTAGCAAATCTGTTGTATTGTTGAAAAATGAGAACAATATTCTTCCAATTGACCTAAACAAGGTAAAGAATATCGCAGTCATTGGTCAGAATGCTGTCTTATCTACCGCGGCAGGAGGTATGGGAGCTGGCATAAAAACGCTTTATGAAATCACACCTTTAAAAGGTTTGCAAAATAGAATTGGTGATGCTGCCACAATTAATTATGCTCCGGGTTATAAAAACTACGTTAGATCGTGGGGCCCTCCTGTGCCAAATCCAAACAACGCTGAAACAATAGGCGAACCTGCTGACCCGGAATTTATTGCTGAAGCAGTAAAATTGGCGAAAGAAGCTGATGTTGTTCTATACTTTGCAGGCACTAATAAATCAATCGAAACAGAAGGTAGTGATCGTGAAAACATCGATTTGCCGGTAGGTCAAAATGAAATTGCCCAGGCCCTGGCTGAAGCCAATCCAAACCTGGTAACCGTTATCATTTCAGGTGGTCCCTGTGATTTAAGAAAAGTGAACGATCTTTCAAAAGCAATGGTTCTGGGCTGGTGGAATGGTTTAGAAGGAGGGAATGCGCTTGCCGATATTCTACTTGGTAATATCGCACCGTCAGGAAAACTACCATTTACTTTCCCGTTGAAATTGGAAGATTCGCCGGCTATTGCACTGGGAACTTACCCTCAGAAAAAAGAAGTGGTAAAGGAAAATGATGTATTTGTATCGCAATACAGAAAGAATGACATAAAAACAGACTCTGTGGATAAGGAAGAAATTGATTTTAGTGCATTTTTTAGTCGTTCGGTAAACGGGCCGGATGCACCATATTCTGAAGGTTTATTTGTCGGCTATCGTTGGTTCGATTCAAAAGATCTTCCGGTACTTTATCCGTTTGGATACGGCCTTTCTTATGTCGATTTTAATTATTCAAAACTGAAAACCAACAAAGAATCGTACCAGGCTAACGATGTTATTGAGGTTAGTTTTACTATTCAGAACACCGGATCGATGCAGGCTGACGAGGTTCCTCAAGTGTATGTACACCGTATTAATCCCTCTGTAGAGTGGCCTGAAAAAGAGCTGAAGGCATTTTCAAGAGTGTCTTTAAATCCTGGTGAAATACAAACCGTTTTATTGGAAATTCCTGTTGAAGATTTAAGTTACTGGAATGAAGAAACCGATACCTGGGATTACGATCCTTGTAATCTTGAAATCCTTGTTGGAACTTCTTCAAGAGACATACGACTTAAAGAAGCAGTAAGTCTTAAATAA
- a CDS encoding alpha/beta hydrolase-fold protein, whose amino-acid sequence MKIQFLLFVAFLNVSLLSFAQSDKGTVVTDTIYSQNLENDFGENPNRAVSVYLPPNYQNSNQRYPVIYFLHGFMGDNRMMAMMSGLLDYAIADNKIKPFIMVIPDEKTTYQGSFYSNSGVFGDWEDFTAFDLVKYMDENYRTIPKKESRGITGHSMGGYGALKIAMHHPDIFSTVYAISPGALTIVAEYGPNSNTFRELSEINTIEGLKKSYFGGVMMAFGRSWSPNPDNPPFYCDFPFVYNGDELIVNKEVLQKWYDNMPVHMIDDNLENLQQLKAIKLDWGRNAGDRFTLQCDMFSERLENVGITHFAEEYIGTHVSGIYTKEGRIPQQVLPFFDFYLEFGDE is encoded by the coding sequence ATGAAAATCCAATTTCTATTATTCGTTGCATTTCTTAATGTTTCGTTATTGTCTTTTGCCCAAAGCGATAAAGGAACTGTAGTAACCGACACGATTTATTCTCAAAATCTGGAAAATGATTTTGGCGAGAATCCAAACCGTGCCGTCTCAGTTTATCTTCCTCCGAACTATCAAAACAGCAATCAGCGTTATCCGGTTATCTATTTCCTTCATGGATTTATGGGCGATAATAGAATGATGGCCATGATGTCCGGCCTTCTTGATTATGCGATTGCCGATAACAAAATAAAGCCCTTTATAATGGTTATCCCTGACGAAAAAACAACTTATCAGGGAAGTTTCTACAGTAATTCTGGTGTATTTGGAGACTGGGAAGATTTTACTGCTTTCGATCTTGTTAAGTACATGGATGAAAATTACCGTACTATTCCGAAAAAAGAAAGCCGTGGAATTACCGGACACAGCATGGGGGGATATGGAGCTTTAAAAATTGCCATGCACCATCCCGATATATTTAGTACCGTTTATGCAATTAGCCCTGGTGCTTTAACCATTGTTGCCGAGTATGGACCAAACAGTAATACATTCAGAGAATTGTCTGAAATCAATACGATTGAAGGATTAAAAAAATCCTATTTCGGGGGTGTGATGATGGCTTTTGGTCGCTCGTGGTCGCCTAATCCCGATAACCCTCCGTTTTATTGTGATTTCCCATTTGTGTATAATGGCGATGAGCTCATTGTTAATAAAGAAGTATTGCAGAAATGGTATGATAATATGCCTGTTCATATGATCGATGACAATCTTGAAAACCTGCAACAACTAAAAGCCATCAAACTCGATTGGGGCCGAAATGCAGGAGACAGGTTTACACTACAGTGCGACATGTTCAGTGAGCGATTGGAAAACGTTGGAATCACGCATTTTGCAGAAGAATATATCGGTACGCACGTAAGTGGAATTTATACCAAAGAGGGGCGTATTCCACAGCAGGTTCTGCCATTCTTCGATTTTTATCTGGAGTTTGGTGATGAATAA
- a CDS encoding methyltransferase domain-containing protein yields MWRIQNMFTGILNDQATTLEELIHHDSIFPEGSLVLEAGCGVGAQTQIMALKNPRSNFISVDISKESLREAAATISSLRI; encoded by the coding sequence ATGTGGAGAATACAAAATATGTTCACGGGTATTCTAAACGATCAGGCAACCACTTTAGAAGAGCTTATTCATCACGATTCTATTTTCCCTGAGGGAAGTTTAGTGCTCGAGGCAGGTTGCGGCGTTGGTGCACAAACACAAATTATGGCACTCAAGAATCCCAGATCAAACTTTATTTCTGTCGACATCTCGAAAGAATCGTTACGGGAAGCAGCCGCAACTATCTCGTCACTGAGAATTTAG
- a CDS encoding alpha/beta hydrolase-fold protein, with protein sequence MKLKISITTILLVLLGMNMYAQQALFGGQNIVSPEINSDNSVTFRFNAPNADTVKITGDFLPAEKIKTQWGVFDGPGKALLKKDANGIWSFTSQPLESDLYSYSFIVDGVTNTDPNNVYMIRDVASITDVFIVGGGKGDLYNVQDVPHGSVTRRWYDSPGNDMTRRITIYTPPGYEESKDKYPVLYLLHGMGGDEEAWIALGRTSQILDNLIAQGKAKPMIVVMPNGNVSQQAAPGESPKGLYKPNMQLPKTMDGTYEATFMDIVKFVESNYRVKADKADRAIAGLSMGGYHSLHISRYYPNTFDYVGLFSAAIIPNDGVKSKVYDNLDETLEAQKDNGYKLYWIGVGKTDFLYQNITDYRAKLDSIGMKYTYVETEGGHVWTNWRVYLSEFVPLLFK encoded by the coding sequence ATGAAATTAAAAATCTCAATTACAACTATTCTTCTCGTGTTACTGGGGATGAATATGTATGCTCAGCAGGCTTTATTTGGAGGCCAGAACATTGTTTCGCCGGAAATAAACAGCGATAATAGCGTAACTTTTCGCTTTAATGCGCCTAATGCCGATACGGTAAAAATTACCGGTGATTTCTTACCTGCAGAGAAAATTAAAACACAGTGGGGAGTTTTTGATGGCCCGGGAAAAGCATTGTTGAAAAAGGATGCAAACGGAATCTGGAGTTTTACTTCGCAGCCTTTGGAATCTGATCTGTATAGCTACTCATTTATCGTAGATGGTGTAACCAATACCGATCCGAATAATGTTTATATGATTCGCGACGTGGCTTCAATCACTGATGTTTTTATTGTTGGTGGAGGAAAAGGCGATTTGTACAATGTGCAGGATGTGCCACATGGTTCAGTTACCCGTCGTTGGTACGATTCTCCGGGAAATGATATGACCCGACGCATTACCATTTATACGCCTCCGGGTTACGAAGAAAGTAAAGATAAATATCCGGTTTTGTATTTGTTACACGGAATGGGTGGCGATGAAGAAGCCTGGATTGCTCTTGGACGAACTTCTCAGATTTTGGATAACCTGATTGCGCAGGGAAAAGCAAAACCAATGATTGTGGTAATGCCCAACGGCAATGTCTCTCAGCAAGCGGCTCCCGGCGAATCGCCAAAAGGTTTGTACAAACCAAACATGCAATTGCCAAAGACCATGGATGGTACGTATGAAGCAACATTTATGGATATTGTGAAATTTGTTGAAAGCAATTATCGGGTGAAGGCCGACAAAGCCGATCGTGCCATTGCCGGCCTTTCTATGGGAGGTTACCATTCGTTGCATATTTCACGCTATTATCCGAATACTTTCGATTACGTTGGTTTGTTTTCAGCTGCAATTATACCGAATGACGGGGTGAAGTCAAAAGTGTATGATAATTTGGATGAGACATTAGAAGCACAAAAAGATAACGGTTATAAACTATACTGGATTGGAGTGGGTAAAACCGATTTCTTGTATCAGAACATAACAGACTATCGTGCAAAACTTGATAGTATAGGAATGAAATACACGTATGTGGAAACTGAAGGCGGTCATGTTTGGACTAACTGGCGGGTTTATCTTAGCGAGTTTGTTCCGCTTCTATTCAAATAG